A window of Cynocephalus volans isolate mCynVol1 chromosome 3, mCynVol1.pri, whole genome shotgun sequence genomic DNA:
ttaaCAGTAGAACTCTTTCTTTTCAAGATTTTGTCAATTCAGCCAGCTGAAAAATATATTGCACTTTTGAGGGATCTCTAATTTCCCTTAATTGTAGATTAATTCTGCAATATAATGTAAATTGAGTAAAGCCTCTTTTTCTGGTACTTATGTTAAAGGGAATAGCTAATGAAGCACAACCTACTTTACATGTAACAAagtttcaacatttttaaagatatgttttgtttcattttatttttacctttcttcAGGTTTGGTTGGGATGTTCCAGTAATTCTGAGAAATTCAGAAGAGACCCAGTTCAGCACAAGAGTTTTCAAAAAGCAAATGAGACAAGTCAAGAATCCTTTTGGTTTAGAGATCACGAATCCATCTTCAGCTTCAATTACAAGTTGGTGGCTATTTTCCAAAGATTTTCCCTCATCGTATGCCCCTTTTTTAGccgttttattttctttattgttttctctttattgggcttttaaaaaacatttattgagcacctgttttgTTCCAGGGACTGGATTGCATACTGCAGATACAAAGACTAAGAAGTCACAAGCCTTGCTCCTAGGGAACTTATCAACCAGTAAACAGGCAGATATGTGTACAAATGAGAGTAATAAAGTATTACTGGTGTTAAGGAGAGAAGTCTGTTAGGACACTGTGCTGTTTTCATTAGTCTTTAGTGAAGTGAGAAATGTAAGGGTGGTGTAGTATGTCTAAGTACAGTTAATGTAAGGTTGCCAACCTTCTGCAGAACAACTGTCTTTTCATCTGAAATTATGTTATTTTGGTAtaaattattttggaataaaatgttatttttgtagATGGTAATTATAGATGGCAGTTTGTTTCTttacttggaaaaataaattgtctGTAGGAACATCTAGGAACCATTGGAATGAAATATAGAGAGAAGTGGTTAAGTTTGCTAAGGTGTTAACTTTGCTTcgtactgctgtaacaaaatatcatagactgggtaatttataaacaacagaaatttatttctcacaggttcAGAGGCTGGAAAATGCAAGGTCAAGGTAcaggcaggttcagtgtctggttaGGTACATGGTCTCTGCTTCTGAGACCattgttgctgcatcctctggaggggaagaaaactgtgtcctcatgtggcagaggTGGAAAGGCAAGAGAGCCCAACACTGTGTGAAGCCTTTTCTTATAAGagccttaatcccattcacaagggaggcaccctcatgacataatcacctcttaaaggtcctacTTCATCATACCATTACACTGGCTGttaagtttcaacacctgaatttttgaggggacacattGAAACCATAGCAGGTGGGGAGGCATATTCTGGAAAGGCTTCATAAAAGAAGAATATGCTaagtctcttatttttcttttctttcttccttcctgtttttttttttttttttttttttttagtagagtctttaaaaataagcaagtgTTTACTTCTAGAGCTTGAGGGAAAATCTAAGTAGAGAGAGAAGCAGGAACAAAGCACTGAGATAGGtgagaaacagaataatacattAGAGAAACAATAAAGAGTTTGTTATGGACAAAACACAGGGTGCAACAGGTAAGAGAGAAGAGTCTAGTAAGACTCACATTCTCAGGATCCTCCGTAGACAGATCCTGTTACCCAGATAAGGAATGCAGGAGGAACAGCAGGTTTTAGAAGAAGGGTAATGAGTTTAGTTTTAAACTTCTGGACTTCAAAATGCTTTTGTGACAGTTAAATATAGATGATGCATAGGTAGTTCTAGATACAGTTCTTAGCTCTTCAAAGATTTCTGAGATGAGTCCCTATCACCTTTTATACTTGCTCACATTTCAGGTATCTTAAACATAAGCAAACTAAATCTTTCTCAGCTTTTCATCTTACTCTAACTGCTGCCCTACTTCTCTTCCCTTCACAGCCAGCTTCTGAAAAGGTGTTTGCATTTGCCTTCTCTTCTTAGCCTGCTGATCTTCTACTGCTCAGTGCAGTGCAGTCCGACTTTTGCCTGCTTCTTTCTACTCAGGTGACTTTCTCCCAGATCACTAGCAGTCTTCAGATCCAGTGGAAGCTTTCCAGGCCTGAGTGAGTGCTCTCTCTGCAGTGTTTCACAGAGTTGACTGGTCCTTCTGACCTCACAACCTGCTCCCTTGGCTTCTGTAGACCATTCATGTCTACTCATCCCTCCTGCCTCTAACTTCCAGAATCTAATCACTTGTCAAAAGCCAGTTCGCTTAGTCAGTATGGATCATCAACCTTAAATCTTGATTTATGAaggaaaaagtacaaaatttcTTACTCTTCCTCCTTTGCTATAAATCCTATTACCCTCTGAATTGAAGGGAACCCTTTTTTTCCTCAAATAGTGGATAAGAGTTTTCATTCTGATATTTTTCATTCGGGAAAACCAAATTTTAAGATATGACATGGAGAAAACTAATTTGTTTAGAAGATGGTAAGTTGTGCATGACTGATTGAAGTGTACAGAATAGTGGTGGTTCAGTAACCTCTGACTTCTGTGGCCATGGACTTGAACCTGTTACAATGACATATCTGGCTCTGGAGCAGgactgccattaaaaaaaagtcttccagCACAAGGCTGTTCTTCCTGTAGTACAGTTCCACAAGTCTGGAAATGCACTGAAAAAGTAAGAAGAGCTGATACATTGTGAACAAAACACAGGGCACCTGTCAGCTAGAATGTGTGAGAAAATCCATCAATCTGCCTTACAGGCAGAAATACAGATAGTCAGAAGCCAATCCTGCAAATGtttgaagcaaatgaaaagagaGCCAGTAAATGAGACCTCTCACTCTGCCTACACGCTAGGTGCTAGCCAACAGTAGCATTactcaaatacatgaaaaaattttaaatgtgtggaCTTACAACATGATTAATTTTGGTAATcatattgtaattttaaaaataccaatgtgTATCACTCATTATCTGTCTTCTATGGGGAAATAAAGAGAAGGATTTTGGTGGAAGTTGTACTCAGCAGAATAAATTTCGTTTGTTTAAACTGTGGAAAAGTGGATGTCATTAAAGATGTCTACACAGGACATTGAAATAATGTGTCAAtatttgtgatattttaaaaggttatttcatttgatttataggtagttttaaaatagttatcagcaccatgctctcccaagttagAGACATACTATTTGAAAATTTGGTTAAAACCCAATTTGTAGTGGTCTCTGATGCTCTCCccaaatgtatatatgtaaagtCTATAAACAAGTCTTTCATACAGCTCTGAATGGaactctgattcttttttttttaaaaatatttatttattttaattgtacattttatggggtacagtttgctgcttcaatatattcatatattgtataatgatccagtcggaatagttagcatatccagCACCTaaacgtttatcatttctttgtggttacaacattcaagatcttctttCCTGGCTATgatgaaatatacaatacaatattattagctgttgtcaccctagagcaccagaacttattcttcatatctaactgtaactttgtacctgttgatcaacctctccccaacccaccctcccccctccccttcccagcttctagtaaccactattctactttctatttatttctatgagaacaacttttttagattccacatatgagctcttatttttttttaaaaaaaagcaaataaactgtgtagttttatatattctgtaagttgattttttaaaatgcttatattcctattttttaaaaaaatataaacaaacacatatatatggGTATCCTGTCTTCTGAGATAAACAGTAGTATATACATGATATGTACTTTTCTTcaccttgctttttttcatttagcagTGTATCCCGAAGATCATTACATAATAGTACATACAGATATTCTGATATGCTTCAATtcatttttaatagctgcatagtatttcattgtagagtaccatatttcattcatttaatctcctgttggtgggcatttgggttgattcTAGCATTTTGCTATGATAACTAGTGCTACAGTGAATAGCCTTATACAtacatctttttacatttttgccaGTAATACAATAATATTACGTAAtcattttctgcattttgttttctttcttcttccactttttctcatatgctttttctatttttcccttccctatttgcctccaacttttttctcctttctcatgTTGTATGGTTCTAAAGTGACATAGAGAAAAATATGtgattttacatatatgtgtagatgtatgtgtgtttgtatataaaaACTTGTATTACTGGAGAATTTTTCTTCAGCcatttaataacaaatgaaattttccatttttgaattaATACTTGATGATTAGAATCATAGACAAATTTGAAATCAAATTTTGCTCCAATTACCTATGCAAAGTTCTACCGATTAAAATTTTGCTGAACCGTGGTTAGAACTGGCCCAGTGCCACTGCTGTTATACATAACTCAGAATCTCAGACTCTGTGTACATACTATTACAtactgagaagaaaagaaaaaatatcaatcaGTTTTTGGTATCCTATGGAGCATCTGCTTGTATTTGTGTATCTCCATTAAGCACATACTCTTGATCACACTTAAAAGCATAGATAATGTATATATAGTCAGAATTCCTATtagcaagcaacagaaacaactTTAGTGAAAGGATATTGGGTAGCTTACAGAGTTGCTGGTAGGTTTGGAGAGCCAGAATCAGAAACCAAGGCTGTTTAGCCAGGAACAGCGACCAATACCATGCCCTTTGATCTAGTCAGTACACCACTGTCAAGCAGTACTAAATGTTGCAGCGTGAGACACTGGATGTCACTACCCTTGAACTTGATATTGCTACAAATGCGACTAGCAAGGGGGAAAAGATCACATAGGTGGCACTTAGTAAGTTCTATGTAAGtgttaaataagtaaaactatataatttatatgtcCACTTATAATTTAGATGTCCACATAATCAGGTCTACTCAAATTGCAATATCTTTTCTTATGTCgaaagtaaacaaatgaatgattGCTATTGAACCCTCCATGTTTTGGAGCCCCACTCTTTCCTCAGGATATTTTACATATCACATGGCACATTAACTGCATGACAAGactgtatattaatgttgtcaatgtatatataaatgttagtaaagctcaatttctttttaatatttttcttactcCAGTAATCATTTTGTGGATCCCATGGGTTGTGTGTATCTACTTTTGGAGACAGCACTATTCTGCTGTACTGTTTCTTATAGTTAGTATTATATACACTATGAGAGTGCTAGATTATCAATAATGAACTgtgtattttagtttttaaagtctATGTGGGAAAAGTCTTGGAGTcaccaagaaagaaaattaaataaataatttctaagcGTAAATGTGTAAATAGAGTTTATTGATAGCCCTAAAAAATTGTGCAGACATTGAGATTTTTATATCTCTTGTTATAGAAGCCTATTCCTTCATTTATAGGTATACACCCTTTAACAAGTTCTTTTAGCCTGGCCAGCATCCAAAAGGAAGCTTTTGCTACTCACCATCTATAATTGTATTAGAAGTTACTTTaggtaattttctttctctttctcatttgttttctgtaGTGGGCATCACCTTGACAACAGATTGCCTTGAAGATAGCTTCCTTACATGCTACTGGGGGTGCAGTGTTCAAAAATTATATGAAGCTCTGCAGAAGCATGTTTATTGCTTCAGAATAAGTACTCCTCAAGCATTAGAAGATGCTCTGTATAGCGAATATCTCTATCAAGAGCAGTATTTGTATCCTTTTATCTGATACACCCATTAGCACATGAAAATTGGACTTTTTATGGGTAAAATAAAGTGCTGCTAAGTTACTACTTAtcatttttgatatatttttggtCTTTTGGTTATAGTAACAATTTacctttacattttcaaaaagtattaagaaggacagcaaagaagaaatatattGCCAATTACCAAGAGATACTAAAATTGAAGACTTTGGTACAGTGCCCAGATCTCGCTATCCATTGGTAGCCCTGTTGACCTTAGCTGATGAAGATGACCGGGAAATTTATGATATTGTAAGTAATTGAAAATGTCTGAAAGCATTACCTTAAAGTTACTTGGATGGTAGTTTTTAATTGTTTGTGAAATAGGAAAAGTTTTAATTTCTGAGTATATTCTTTTGGCCTGGACACATTTTTCTTGAAAACTGAATATGTATGTCGTATACCCGTCTTATTTTTATACATGTCAGCACCTTAAAAGTATGacttatattttttccttattggTCACAAGAATAtgactttatttagaaaataacagATATGTTATGGTTGAATTAAGTTAGTTTCATCATTCCATATACATTGTCATGTTTGTTATATAGAATAGGAAGCATGTTCTTAACATTTATAGCACTGAATAAATAAGCATCATAGTGATCTAAAGTGCTCAATTTTAAGACAGTATCAGCTCTTTTCTTTGCATACACCCCTGCTGCACCTACATATTATATGTCTGGTCCTTTTCAGTAATTACAGTaatctcattttctcattatGTGCTGATTATTTCTTTATCTAGTGCTacttatgtataaaataaacttttggtAAAATTATATCATGGCAAAAATGCCCTTATACACAATTTACTACTTTTCTGAAGTGCTTGATATAGAAGTTTATTAATAAAGATATGGTAACATTTTTTATGATACTTTGTAATATACAGAGTACATTCACTaacattaacttattttttccttccaacAACCTAGTATGTTAGGCAGGGCAAATATCCTCCTTATACAGACAGAAGCAGAGTCAAGAAAAGTCCAGTCTTTCAGGGCTTGACTCTGAGCCTTTGTGGACCTGCACCAGTCACTCCCCACtctccctgccttttttttttttagcaggaaTATCTCCGTGAAATAAGTGTGCGTTGAGCTTTGGAAGGTGCAGGCTCTTATAGGGAAATCTAGATCCTGCTCAGTGGCAGTTAAGCCtctcttgttttttggttttctaaatATTACCAAAGTGAAGTTCCATTGAGCTGAACTCAGCTTGTTTCTTCTGTTATGGGAGGGGAGGCGGGGCagaaggaaatggggagatgtaggtcaaaggagACAAAGTTGCAGATAGGTAGGATGAAGAAGTCTAGGCATCTAATGTGAAGACTGTAGTTAATATTATATTGGGGATTTTTGCTACAAGAGTAGATTTTATGTGCTCTCGCCACATACACAATAAAGGAGGGGGTAACTGTGTGAGaggatggatatgttaatttgcctgactatagtaaccatttcacTAAGTATGCGTACATctaaacatcatattgtacaccttaaacatatgcaatttaaaaaaagcatatCAAAAGTATTATATTTCCGTTACATAGCACAGTTCCTGGAACACAGAAGGTGTTCAATAAAGgtttgttaagtaaaaaaaagaaaagaaaaaaagtcatacTGAGCGATGTTAGTGAGCCTCAGAGCTTGACTGCAGAGTTTCTTAGTTGCGTGTGCGCGAGGTCCTATGTAGGAGAGGTCTTCtggcttcctcccttcctctctcccttcctttcttgtCAATTGGAAATAAATAAGACCAATTAAGGTGGTGTTTCATATTTCCAGCCTCTTTGTTCTTTACCTTGCCTACCCGGGCTAACTCTTCTGTCAGCACTGTGTCCCTCCATCTCTTTTAAGTTCCTTGGGTTCTATTCTCCTGCTCCTTTTATTCAAAACAAAAGGATCAGATCTCAGTCATTTTCCACCGAGCTTCCCCTTTTCGTCCCTTTTTTCTTCACTGATGGTGCTCACCACCTACTTTAGTTGCCCAGAGTCAGCTTTGTTTTCTACCTTTCTTCCTTTATCTAAATGGGGAAGGATGGGGGGGGGGTaagatatatataacataaaatttactattttaaccatttttaagtatacagtttagtggcattataaagagaaaaggatTTGCTGTGAGGTTCCTGATCCAACTGGAATGAAGACTGTGGCCCAGCTGTGGTTGTGGAGTTTATTCCCACAGGGGAGCCTGAGTGCCTGGCTCCCAAGAGTTAACAGCCGTTTTCTCTTGTCCTTTGTATATGTCTCCCTGTCTGGGtccttttctgtgtcttttattcTTCTTGTCTGTAGACTCCTTGCATTTTTCCTGTTAATCCTTGCTTCTCTTGTCTTTTATCTCGCAGTTTGGGGCTAATATTGGAACTAAAGCATATTTGTTAGTATATTTTGTGGTAATGTTCTCTATTcgtaattttaaaagcaaacagaatatttcatatttctttgtcATGTGTGGTTTTTCAGTATTTTGTCTGGGGGTCAGggattctaaatttaaaaaaaaatcaaattcccaTTCTTATTATAAcagtaaagaattaaaattagataCAATTAGGAACCAGTTTGTTGTCTTATATAGATAAAGGGAAGCAGGAATTGTTATTGCaggatttttactttaaaattttttcatttttacataattacaatattttattttccccgTATTATTCAAATAACACATGTGTGTggtaggaaaaaaattagaaaatctagaTAAGCCAGAAGTAGAAAAGTATAATCACCTGTATTTTATGATCCAAAGATAACCACTTTGGATATTTGTATCTTTCCAGAtctttatatatgtaattttttaaaaagaatcaaattgtACATACTATTTTGTGACCCGTTTTCATTTAATAGTATATTTGAACATCTTTTCCATATCAAATATAAATCTACAactacatgtatatttataactAGCATGATAATAGCTTCAGAGGCTTTGAATATTAAATCAAATGACAGGGTTTTTAGTACGCGATGATAACATTACTATCTTCTGCCAATCCTTTCATTTTGATTTAGTATTAAAAGCCCCTGAAGCCATTACTGAATTAATAAATCCTTATAAACCTGTAAAGAATATTGTGTTTTTACAACCATAgtaggctttttaaaatttttatttgtacttaATTTCAAAaagtggcaaaaataaaaaagttaaagagAAACCATATACGCTTTACCCAGATCACCTGTTGTTAAtgtttctgccatttgcaatatTATTTGcccatatatgaaaatatatgttatcatatataatatcatatatttttttaaatgaacaatttgAGAATAAGTTGTATACATGATGATCCTTTACCCCTAAAtattcagtgtgtatttcctaataATAAGGATGTTCTGATATAACCACAGTGTAGTTACCAACTTCATAAATTTAACATTGGTATATTTGTCCAACCTATTACCTATATTCCAGTTTGTCAGTTGATCAATGTTCTTCCCAACGTGTTTTCCCCTCCAGTACAGGCTCTAGTCTAGAGTCAGGTTTTGTgtttgtcatgtctctttagcctCCTTAATCTGAAATATTTCCAacagcctttctttgtcttttatgacattAGCATTTTTGAAGAACAGAATTGTATACACACACCCTTTTTGGAAATCAGAACATTCTcattttgtctgatgtttcctcatgatcaAGTCAAAGTTATGTATTTGCAGCCAGTGAGCTACACAGACGATGGCATGTCCTTTTCAGGGTGCCACCTCTAAAAGCTTGTGatgttcttttctcttattggtgatgttaattttgatctCTCAGTCAAGGTGTTACCTAATTTCTCCActgttctggtttttgtttccCTTGGTCTGTAGGGAGGCACTTAAGACCATGCAAATATCCTTCTTTTCATAAAAATCTTTTCCTGGATTTCatatccattgatgattcttgtcAGATTTTATCTTTACCGTGATGGAtgcaaaatgattatttttccaaCTCCAGCTCTCCCGCCATTCAGTCCTTGGCAAGagacttcccttctctcccatttGTTTGTCGATCTGTCTGTTATCTCTATGGCCTCATgaattccttttttcccccagtggTTTATAATTCTTTACTGAgtttaattattttggttttcataCTGCCCCGTTCCTGTTTCCTCCCAAGACTGAGAGTTTATAGTCAAACTGTATCCATAAAAGTCAAAAAACTATATAAAGAGAGATACTCAGACGTTGTTCTATTCCATATCCCTTCTACTCCATTCCCACACACCCCAATTCTTGTAGATAACCAGTGTTTTCTGGTTTATCTGCCCTGTGCTTCTTATTTTCCCTTCTCTCACACAAAAGGTAGCACACTGTCTATGCTGTACACACTCTTGTACTTTGATTTTTTCACTTCGTATTAGCTCCTGGAAATCAGTCCAGTCGGTTTGCAGAGGTCTTCCTcgtgctttttgttttgttttgtttttaatagctgcatagcACTCCACTGTGTCTGTGGTATGCACGTACCATACGTATTCAACCAATCTCCTGTGCTTGGACATTCAGGTAACATTTCCAGTAATAAATGATCTTATACTGAATAACCTGTGTGTATGTATCTTAATATTGTTGGGGTTGTATGGTGAAGGGTAAATGCATGTCATTTtgttagatattgccaaattcctCTCCATTGGGatggtacctttttttttttttttaacatttccccCAGCAATATATGAGTGACTGTTTCCACATAGAATGTATTGACAAGCTTTTGACTTTTTGTCAATCTGATGGTGAGAAACAaagttttaactttatttttattttttgtagaaaaGCATTCCCTTCATTGAATTGTTCATGATTTTACACTGATATACCAtactcatttgttatttattattattattactaatttttttttgctttggcagctagccagttcagggatcgaaccctggccCTTGGAGTTATCAGGACTGTGCTGTAACCACTTAActgcactggccagccccctcattattattattattattattattattattttactttattttattttatttttttgagaactgagttttgagcttgatttcaatctcccataacaaagtctgtcaaagaaaatgaatgatagttacatatttaacaagttacacagTATATATAAAGATTACTATAtcctaaaagaattatgtaaagttaatgtttgattaaaatattttcatctatgGTGCTTTGTAAActgcttaatagtctttttttgtgattattgaaaaagatcaacaaaatttgcaaacctt
This region includes:
- the CGRRF1 gene encoding cell growth regulator with RING finger domain protein 1 isoform X2; its protein translation is MEVWFGWDVPVILRNSEETQFSTRVFKKQMRQVKNPFGLEITNPSSASITMGITLTTDCLEDSFLTCYWGCSVQKLYEALQKHVYCFRISTPQALEDALYSEYLYQEQYFIKKDSKEEIYCQLPRDTKIEDFGTVPRSRYPLVALLTLADEDDREIYDIISMVSVIHIPDKTYKLSCRILYQYLLLAQGQFHDLKQLFMSANNNSTPSSNSSPEEKNTDRSLLERAGLSESEVEPSEENSKDCVVCQNGTVNWVLLPCRHTCLCNGCVKYFQQCPMCRQFVQESFALCSQKEQDKEKPKTL